The genome window TAATTCTAACAAGGAAAAAGGTTTTTGTCTTTTATAATGTAAAAAAACTATAATACCTTTTAAGGGTTACCCCCTAATTAATATTATAGTTCCAATTAAACTCAGTTCAATGAATTGAGTTTTTTTATGCAAAAAAAATCTTAATGCAATTGCACTAAGACTTTTTAAATTATTTTTTTATACTATTCAAATATTTCAGCAAGCATACATCTTACTGATCCACCACCGTAGAACTCAATAGTATCAATTGCTGCATGTAAAATTTCAGTATCTGCTTCAATTGCTTGTTTTTGTTCTTCAGTTAATGAATTGTATGCTGTATCTGACATTGCAAGGAAGTTACCATCTTTTCCTTTTAATTCTAAGTTATTTCCTAAGAATAATTTAACTTGTTCTAAAGTAATTTCAATGATTTTATTTCCACCTTTTTCAAGTGATTCTTTAACCATTGCTCTTTCTGATGCATCTGTAATTGAATCTAAGCAAATAACTGCTGATTTCGAACCAATTCCCATAATAACATTTGTATGGTAAACAGGAACACCATCTTGGCTTGCAGAGAAATATACAGGAGTATGTCCAGTATCTTTACACCATTGAACAAATAATTCTTTGTTCGCACGTGGTGATAAACAACAATATGCAACTCTATTTTTTCTGTCAATAACCATTGATCCAGTACCTTCAAGTACTTTTTCGTTTACATTATTTCTTGAAAAATCAAATACTTTGAAAAATTCACTTCCAGTTTTTGCTTGAGCAATATTTTCTACTTTATCTCTAAATTTGTAGATTTCTTCTTGTCTATTCTCAGCAAACATTGGATAAACGCTCATAATTCCACCTTCGTGAGTACTAAACCAGTTATTTGGGAAAATACTATCTGGTGTACTTGGGTTTGCAGTATCTTGTAAAACATTAACTTTAACACCTTTTGCTTCTAACATTTTAGCAAGGTTATCGAACTCTTTTAATGCTTTTTGTTGAATGCTATCAACACTTTCATCACTAGTATTTTGATAAGCATTATTTACTGCAGTTTCTTCGTTACCATAAAATCTTTCTGGTCTAATCATTACAATCTCATCTGTTGTGTGTTTATACATTTTATAATCCTCCATTAATATTTTTTATAACTTCATTATAACAACTAATATCAACATAATCAATCAAAAAAAGACAAAAAATAAAATATTTTATTTAGGTTAAAAACAATATTATACAAGCTTATTAATTGTCAACTCTTTGTTTAAAATGATATAATATTTCTAGGAGAGTGGTATTGTGAAAAACAAGTTAACTAATGATTTTAAAAAAATAATTTTACATTTTCAAAAAGAAGAAATAACTGATCATATTGTATATACTAATTTAGCAAAGCGTCTTAAAGATTCCAAAAACAAAGAAATCTTAACTAAAATTGCCAATGATGAAAAAGAACACTATGAAATATGGAAAGGATATACTAACACTGATGTTAGTCCAAATAAGCTTAAAATATTTTGGTATAGTTTGATTAGTTATTTATTCGGATTTACTTTCGTAATAAAAATAATGGAAAAAAATGAATATAAAACAAAATATTCATTAAGTGATTTATTGAATACTTTTCCAGAAGTTCAACAGATTATGGATCAGGAGGACGATCATGAAAACAAATTAATAGATATGTTAGATGAAGAGCGATTAGAATATATTGGTTCAATTGTTTTAGGGTTAAATGATGCTCTTGTTGAATTGACTGGTACAATTGCAGGTGTTACTTTTGCCTTTTCTAATAATCGCTTGATTGCCCTTTCTGGAATAATTACAGGGATATCAGCGACGCTATCAATGGCAGCATCAAATTATTTAGCTCAAAAGGCTGAAAATAACCCTAAGGCATTTACTTCTAGTTTATATACTGGTATTGCTTATTTGTTAACTGTTGTCTTTTTAGTTTTACCTTATTTATTACTACCAGATAATATGTATTACTTTGCATTATTAATTATGATTATCATTGTAATTTTAATCATTTTAGTTTTCAATTATTATGTTTCAGTTACAAAATCATTGCCTTTTAAAAAGCAATTTAGAGAAATGTTAGTTATTAGTTTAGGAGTCGCTTTAATATCATTTTTAATTGGGATTGCTGCAAAGAATTTTTTAGGAATCGATGTATAGTTTATAAATTATAGTAATATTAACAAAAAAAGGGTTAAACCCTTTTTTTAATTTTCAAAAATATATTTACACATACTTTTATAATTCAGAAAGTGAATCATATGAGTTTTCAATTTTTTTAATTATATATGCTATCACTAGAAAAGGAACAAGAAAAATCAAAAATGCAAAAACACTTAAAATAACTGAATTAATATAAATATAATATTTATCACTATCTTCTGTTTCAATATTTTTATACATTTTTTCATAAAGGAAATTATTAATCTTTGTTTTTCCATTATCACTTTTTTTAATCTTTTCTTTAATGTTATTTTTATTATCAAA of Bacilli bacterium PM5-9 contains these proteins:
- a CDS encoding hypothetical protein (product_source=COG4874; cath_funfam=3.75.10.10; cog=COG4874; pfam=PF19420; superfamily=55909); the encoded protein is MYKHTTDEIVMIRPERFYGNEETAVNNAYQNTSDESVDSIQQKALKEFDNLAKMLEAKGVKVNVLQDTANPSTPDSIFPNNWFSTHEGGIMSVYPMFAENRQEEIYKFRDKVENIAQAKTGSEFFKVFDFSRNNVNEKVLEGTGSMVIDRKNRVAYCCLSPRANKELFVQWCKDTGHTPVYFSASQDGVPVYHTNVIMGIGSKSAVICLDSITDASERAMVKESLEKGGNKIIEITLEQVKLFLGNNLELKGKDGNFLAMSDTAYNSLTEEQKQAIEADTEILHAAIDTIEFYGGGSVRCMLAEIFE
- a CDS encoding VIT1/CCC1 family predicted Fe2+/Mn2+ transporter (product_source=COG1814; cath_funfam=1.20.1260.10; cog=COG1814; ko=KO:K22736; pfam=PF01988; superfamily=47240,81343; transmembrane_helix_parts=Inside_1_71,TMhelix_72_91,Outside_92_167,TMhelix_168_190,Inside_191_202,TMhelix_203_225,Outside_226_229,TMhelix_230_252,Inside_253_268,TMhelix_269_291,Outside_292_293), giving the protein MKNKLTNDFKKIILHFQKEEITDHIVYTNLAKRLKDSKNKEILTKIANDEKEHYEIWKGYTNTDVSPNKLKIFWYSLISYLFGFTFVIKIMEKNEYKTKYSLSDLLNTFPEVQQIMDQEDDHENKLIDMLDEERLEYIGSIVLGLNDALVELTGTIAGVTFAFSNNRLIALSGIITGISATLSMAASNYLAQKAENNPKAFTSSLYTGIAYLLTVVFLVLPYLLLPDNMYYFALLIMIIIVILIILVFNYYVSVTKSLPFKKQFREMLVISLGVALISFLIGIAAKNFLGIDV